A portion of the Prosthecobacter fusiformis genome contains these proteins:
- the mnmE gene encoding tRNA uridine-5-carboxymethylaminomethyl(34) synthesis GTPase MnmE, translating to MLHDTIAAISTAIGEAAISVVRVSGPQALSVAQTVFQAAKPLTELKPRQAYLVNALDSDGGRLDQGLLLLFRAPASYTGEDVVEFHGHGGLLVTQKLLESLLAAGARSAEPGEFTQRAFLNGKMDLTQAEAVMDLIHAQSTLALKAAHEQLGGAIGKEAAALREELLPVLAHVEAYIDFPEEDISPDTGAALVAKMDLVLARTRRLIDTSEQGRILRHGARTVICGEPNVGKSSLLNLLLGFERAIVSPTAGTTRDTIEEIIQVHGIPLRLVDTAGLRASTDDIERVGIERTQRELERADLILEVVDGSLPPASSQRVALPPEVESRRILILNKADQGQHPGWKDGVALSCLDNTGVEALRDAIRAVIMSAGTLQADHPIAINARHKACFDRIAIQVQAARTALMDGAAPEYVALDLREALQSLGEVVGIVDVEQILDVIFSSFCIGK from the coding sequence ATGCTTCACGATACGATCGCAGCCATTTCGACCGCCATCGGGGAGGCGGCCATCAGTGTCGTCCGTGTCTCCGGCCCCCAGGCTCTTTCCGTCGCGCAGACTGTCTTTCAGGCAGCGAAGCCTTTGACTGAGCTGAAACCCCGGCAGGCTTATTTGGTCAACGCTCTGGATAGTGATGGCGGCCGTTTAGACCAGGGCCTGCTGCTTCTTTTCCGCGCACCGGCCAGTTACACGGGGGAGGATGTGGTGGAATTTCATGGGCACGGGGGGCTGCTGGTCACCCAAAAATTGCTGGAGTCTCTGCTGGCTGCCGGTGCCCGCTCGGCTGAGCCGGGAGAATTTACCCAGCGTGCCTTCCTGAATGGGAAGATGGACCTCACCCAGGCGGAGGCCGTGATGGACCTCATTCATGCCCAGAGTACCCTGGCCCTTAAAGCCGCGCATGAGCAGCTCGGCGGAGCCATTGGGAAAGAGGCTGCCGCTTTGCGCGAAGAATTGCTGCCCGTGCTCGCCCATGTGGAGGCGTACATTGATTTCCCTGAAGAAGACATTTCTCCAGATACGGGGGCTGCCCTTGTCGCAAAAATGGATCTAGTTTTGGCGCGCACCCGCCGCCTCATTGATACCAGTGAGCAGGGGCGCATCCTCCGTCATGGTGCCCGCACCGTCATCTGCGGCGAGCCGAACGTAGGTAAGTCCAGCCTGCTAAACTTATTGTTAGGTTTTGAGCGTGCCATCGTCAGCCCCACCGCAGGCACCACCCGTGATACCATTGAAGAGATCATCCAGGTCCACGGCATCCCTCTCCGCCTCGTGGATACTGCGGGTCTTCGTGCCAGCACCGATGATATCGAGCGTGTCGGTATTGAGCGAACCCAACGTGAACTGGAACGTGCGGACCTCATCCTCGAAGTGGTGGATGGCAGCCTGCCTCCCGCCAGCTCTCAGCGTGTGGCCCTCCCGCCTGAAGTTGAGTCCCGCCGCATCCTCATTTTAAACAAGGCCGATCAGGGGCAGCATCCCGGGTGGAAGGATGGAGTCGCTCTTTCCTGCCTGGACAATACCGGCGTGGAGGCTCTCCGGGATGCAATCCGCGCCGTCATCATGAGTGCAGGCACCCTTCAGGCGGATCATCCCATCGCCATCAATGCCCGGCATAAAGCCTGTTTTGATCGTATCGCCATCCAAGTCCAGGCCGCCCGCACCGCCCTCATGGACGGTGCTGCGCCAGAATACGTCGCCCTTGATCTGCGCGAAGCTCTCCAGTCACTGGGGGAAGTTGTCGGTATCGTGGATGTGGAGCAGATCCTCGACGTCATCTTCTCTTCCTTCTGCATCGGGAAGTGA
- a CDS encoding 2-oxo acid dehydrogenase subunit E2, producing MPTIPILMPQLGESIAEATIVRILIEPGQQIEAGTDIFEVETNKATMAVSSPCAGHVSGITAQVQKSYAVGSNLASFDVSDEDALSMGFTDSPPPPAQTQPNNTASADSLHFQFNEEDNITGYQPKVEPVVGGALPVPAGATGASYISPRMRARMNELGLNASDLAGIAGTGAGGRVTVEDFENFLRGLEQHRLTPASPMRIAVADSMRRSWSRPLATVGSPVILDAILSHRKRANPKPGPALYIIRALALALAENTAVAGRLIGSRIVHPRAIDIGFAVEVEDGVLVPVLREVEKTPLVQLVPTYNKLVEQARARRLPMDVNRPGIATVTNFGTFGIVWATPIPLPEQNLVLGLGAGSKVPRWSEEVKQFIPVTEAELTLSFDHRILDGGGAGRLLSRVAQLLQEPEKL from the coding sequence ATGCCGACCATTCCAATCCTGATGCCCCAGTTGGGCGAGTCCATCGCCGAGGCCACCATCGTCCGCATTCTCATTGAACCCGGACAGCAGATCGAGGCGGGCACCGACATCTTTGAAGTGGAGACCAACAAAGCCACGATGGCCGTCAGCTCTCCCTGCGCAGGCCATGTCTCTGGCATCACCGCACAAGTGCAGAAAAGCTATGCGGTGGGGTCCAATCTCGCATCGTTTGATGTATCGGATGAAGACGCCCTTTCCATGGGCTTCACGGACTCGCCACCGCCGCCTGCGCAGACCCAGCCCAATAATACAGCGAGCGCAGACTCCCTGCATTTCCAGTTTAATGAAGAAGACAACATCACGGGCTACCAGCCGAAGGTGGAGCCTGTGGTGGGCGGTGCGCTGCCCGTCCCAGCCGGAGCTACCGGGGCCAGCTACATCTCCCCACGGATGCGTGCCCGGATGAATGAACTGGGGCTGAATGCCTCCGATCTGGCAGGGATCGCCGGCACCGGGGCCGGTGGACGAGTAACGGTGGAGGACTTTGAAAATTTCCTTCGTGGCCTGGAGCAGCACCGCCTGACGCCGGCCTCGCCGATGCGCATCGCGGTGGCGGATTCCATGCGCCGCAGTTGGAGCCGCCCTCTGGCCACCGTGGGCAGCCCAGTGATCCTGGACGCCATTCTTTCCCATCGTAAACGCGCCAATCCAAAGCCCGGTCCCGCCCTTTACATCATCCGCGCCCTCGCGCTGGCACTGGCGGAAAACACCGCCGTCGCCGGTCGTCTTATCGGCAGCCGCATCGTGCATCCGCGGGCGATCGACATCGGCTTTGCCGTGGAGGTGGAGGATGGAGTGCTGGTACCCGTTCTGCGCGAAGTAGAAAAAACGCCGCTGGTGCAATTGGTGCCCACCTATAATAAGCTGGTGGAGCAGGCCCGCGCCCGCCGCCTGCCTATGGATGTGAACCGTCCCGGCATCGCCACCGTGACCAACTTTGGCACCTTCGGCATCGTCTGGGCCACGCCCATCCCGCTGCCAGAACAAAACCTGGTGCTGGGTCTCGGTGCCGGTAGCAAGGTGCCCCGCTGGAGTGAGGAGGTGAAGCAATTCATCCCCGTGACTGAGGCGGAACTGACCCTGAGCTTCGACCACCGCATCCTGGATGGAGGTGGCGCAGGGCGTTTGCTGTCCCGTGTCGCCCAGCTTTTGCAGGAACCGGAGAAACTGTAA
- a CDS encoding DUF1501 domain-containing protein: MNSLHTTRRYFLGQCTGVSLGSMALSSLLGQAGEAPMPGLVGLPHFAPKAKRVIFLTQSGGPSQLELYDHKPGLMKWAGTELPESVRQGQRLTTMTANQKQLILPGVTKFSQHGKSGATVSEWLPHLGEVADDICFIKSMTTDQINHAPAMTQFLTGNQIPGKPSMGAWVSYGLGSLNRNLPDYLVLISKMQRPSDQPLYDHYWGSGFLPSRYQGVKLRNSKDPVLYLRDPDGLPRHLRRGMLDGLGELNQMRFEQTNDAEITTRIRQYEMAYRMQASVPDLTDLSEEPDSVFDLYGPDSRRAGSYAANCILARRLAERGVRFIQLFHPDWDHHSRLPSWCTARCRDTDQPSAALIKDLKQRGLLDETLVIWGGEFGRGVAGQGKWDSPEAGRDHHPRCFTMWMAGGGVKPGMTYGSTDDFSYNVAENPVHVRDLHATVMHLLGINHERFTFRSQGLDFKLTGVEEAKVVKGVLA, translated from the coding sequence ATGAACTCCCTCCACACCACACGCCGTTATTTCCTGGGGCAATGTACCGGGGTTTCGCTGGGGTCCATGGCTTTATCCTCTTTGTTAGGCCAAGCGGGCGAGGCTCCCATGCCTGGGCTTGTCGGGCTACCGCATTTTGCACCGAAGGCGAAGCGCGTGATCTTTTTGACGCAGTCTGGCGGGCCATCGCAACTGGAGCTTTATGATCACAAACCAGGACTGATGAAGTGGGCTGGCACGGAGTTGCCGGAATCGGTAAGGCAGGGGCAGAGGCTGACAACCATGACGGCCAACCAGAAGCAGCTCATCCTACCAGGCGTCACGAAGTTTTCTCAGCATGGAAAAAGCGGTGCCACAGTGAGCGAATGGCTGCCGCATCTGGGCGAGGTGGCGGATGACATCTGCTTCATCAAATCCATGACGACAGACCAGATCAATCATGCGCCTGCCATGACGCAGTTTTTAACGGGAAATCAGATCCCCGGTAAACCGAGCATGGGAGCCTGGGTCAGCTATGGCCTGGGCAGCCTGAACCGCAATCTGCCGGACTACTTGGTACTGATATCCAAAATGCAGCGGCCAAGCGATCAGCCGCTCTATGATCATTACTGGGGCAGTGGGTTCCTGCCCTCGCGCTATCAGGGGGTGAAGCTGCGCAATTCCAAAGACCCGGTGCTGTATCTGCGTGATCCGGACGGCCTGCCACGGCATTTGCGCCGGGGGATGCTGGACGGGCTGGGAGAGCTGAACCAGATGCGTTTTGAGCAAACCAACGATGCTGAGATCACCACCCGCATCCGGCAGTATGAGATGGCTTACCGCATGCAGGCGAGCGTGCCCGATCTGACCGATTTGAGTGAGGAACCGGATTCAGTCTTTGACCTTTACGGCCCAGATTCACGGCGTGCGGGCAGCTATGCAGCCAACTGTATTCTCGCCCGGCGTCTGGCCGAACGCGGTGTGCGATTCATCCAACTTTTCCATCCCGACTGGGACCACCACAGCCGCCTGCCAAGCTGGTGCACCGCCCGCTGTCGGGACACCGACCAACCAAGTGCAGCACTGATCAAGGACCTTAAACAACGTGGTCTGCTGGATGAGACCTTGGTGATCTGGGGTGGTGAATTTGGACGGGGAGTGGCTGGCCAAGGCAAATGGGACAGCCCGGAAGCGGGACGCGACCACCACCCGCGCTGCTTCACCATGTGGATGGCCGGTGGCGGCGTGAAGCCCGGAATGACCTATGGATCAACGGATGACTTCAGCTACAACGTCGCCGAAAATCCGGTTCATGTGCGTGATCTCCACGCTACCGTCATGCACCTCCTGGGTATCAACCACGAGCGGTTCACCTTTCGGTCACAAGGACTGGATTTTAAACTGACCGGGGTAGAGGAGGCGAAGGTGGTGAAGGGAGTGCTGGCTTGA
- a CDS encoding DUF6580 family putative transport protein: protein MKSDSRPSSAPLLWVPLILVLLALGLRWMKLASEGMTLLPNFAPWMALAFTGTLVFPRGSLPWWAWPVMLIAIDFAAMGAQLWTLADGRAEVFLTYGLYAAAAWTANQMRGKAGILQSLLGVVTCGIVFYVVTNVLCWWVKPYYAKDLAGLVQALTTGLPGFPPTWTFLRNSLLSDLGFSAVLLVAFNAEAKVRSMPAMRWATATA, encoded by the coding sequence ATGAAGTCTGACTCCCGCCCTTCCTCGGCCCCATTGCTTTGGGTGCCCCTCATTCTCGTCCTGCTGGCCCTGGGACTGCGATGGATGAAGCTGGCCTCCGAAGGCATGACGCTGCTGCCAAACTTCGCCCCATGGATGGCCCTGGCCTTCACGGGTACGCTGGTCTTCCCCCGCGGCAGCCTGCCCTGGTGGGCCTGGCCAGTGATGCTCATCGCCATTGATTTCGCAGCCATGGGAGCCCAGCTTTGGACATTGGCCGATGGGCGGGCTGAAGTCTTTTTGACCTATGGCCTCTATGCCGCAGCCGCGTGGACAGCCAACCAGATGCGCGGCAAGGCGGGCATCCTTCAGTCCCTTCTCGGGGTGGTTACTTGCGGCATTGTTTTCTATGTGGTCACCAATGTCCTCTGCTGGTGGGTGAAACCATATTACGCCAAGGATCTGGCTGGTCTCGTTCAGGCGCTCACGACCGGTCTGCCCGGCTTTCCGCCCACCTGGACCTTTTTGCGCAATTCACTGCTGAGCGATCTCGGCTTCAGCGCCGTTCTTTTGGTTGCCTTCAATGCAGAGGCCAAGGTGCGCTCCATGCCTGCCATGCGCTGGGCAACGGCGACGGCCTGA
- a CDS encoding type II toxin-antitoxin system RelE/ParE family toxin, whose translation MKFVFQKQALEEYREAAAYIAETSEQNSRLFIERVEATIDYILKHPDSNIRGRHGTLRRKIHRQSHWIVNRRLPSDLDTVEIIAIAHERRGEGYWEDRFNKIHPL comes from the coding sequence ATGAAATTCGTTTTCCAAAAGCAGGCCCTGGAAGAATACCGGGAGGCAGCCGCTTACATCGCTGAAACATCCGAGCAAAACAGCCGCCTGTTCATCGAACGAGTGGAAGCCACGATTGATTATATTCTGAAACATCCTGACTCGAACATCAGAGGCCGCCACGGCACCCTGCGGAGGAAGATTCATCGCCAGTCTCACTGGATTGTTAACAGACGTCTTCCGTCTGACCTTGATACGGTAGAAATCATTGCCATCGCACACGAGCGGCGTGGAGAGGGATATTGGGAAGATCGCTTCAACAAAATCCATCCGCTTTGA
- a CDS encoding substrate-binding domain-containing protein — protein sequence MNSSIPQRSSLVAETLRVLREAIAAGRWKDELPGERRLCEEWHISRPTLRAALTALAAEGLVTISQGKPTRVSQPPSGAPTQPQTQTLTVALLSPEPLHAMPPFVLLWVDELRSQLASEGHLLQVHVGRAWSGGKNPARALQTLTTTVPASAWVLYRSTEAMQQWFEQKQIPCVVVGSVFKGLTLPSVDRDHRAVCRHAAGLMAARGYQRLALIIQEPQYAGDRESEAGFQEGLQAAAARGVTGLIQRHDGSREGLLKALDRLLSARQRPQALLIARTSSALTICTGLLQRSLRIPQDVALICRDDDVFLDETLPQIARYSVTAGTFAKRIYRLVRQPGVKGDTKVMPEFLKRESL from the coding sequence ATGAACTCCAGCATTCCCCAACGCTCCTCCCTGGTTGCAGAAACATTGCGTGTACTGCGGGAGGCCATTGCCGCAGGACGCTGGAAGGATGAATTGCCAGGAGAACGCAGGCTGTGCGAGGAATGGCACATCAGCCGCCCCACGCTTCGGGCAGCCCTCACAGCACTTGCTGCGGAGGGGTTGGTCACGATCTCTCAGGGAAAACCCACGCGCGTCAGCCAGCCGCCCTCTGGCGCGCCCACCCAGCCACAGACGCAGACTTTGACCGTGGCCCTGCTCAGCCCGGAGCCGCTGCATGCGATGCCCCCCTTCGTCCTCCTATGGGTGGACGAGCTGCGCAGCCAGCTTGCCAGTGAGGGGCACCTGCTTCAAGTCCACGTCGGGCGGGCCTGGTCGGGAGGAAAAAATCCCGCGCGGGCGCTGCAGACGCTCACCACCACAGTCCCTGCCTCCGCCTGGGTTCTCTACCGCAGCACCGAGGCCATGCAGCAGTGGTTTGAGCAAAAACAAATCCCCTGTGTGGTGGTGGGCTCCGTCTTTAAAGGGCTCACCCTCCCATCCGTGGACCGGGACCACCGGGCCGTGTGCCGCCATGCCGCCGGCCTGATGGCAGCCCGGGGCTATCAGCGGCTGGCCCTGATCATTCAGGAGCCTCAGTATGCCGGTGACCGGGAAAGCGAAGCTGGCTTTCAGGAAGGCCTGCAAGCTGCCGCTGCCCGCGGGGTGACCGGACTCATCCAGAGGCACGATGGCAGCCGGGAAGGCCTGTTAAAAGCCCTGGACCGCCTCCTCTCCGCCCGCCAACGCCCGCAGGCCCTGCTCATCGCGCGCACCTCCAGCGCACTCACCATCTGCACCGGATTGCTCCAGCGCAGCCTGCGCATCCCCCAGGATGTGGCGCTCATCTGCCGGGATGACGACGTCTTCCTGGATGAGACGCTGCCACAGATCGCCCGCTACAGCGTCACGGCAGGAACCTTCGCCAAACGCATCTACAGACTGGTCCGGCAGCCGGGAGTTAAGGGGGATACCAAGGTCATGCCGGAATTTCTCAAACGCGAGTCATTGTGA
- a CDS encoding immunoglobulin domain-containing protein — protein sequence MDFKLSLRHCASPLLLACVWGGFLPAQDVPRLSLSQVGLHFICTADGQPDMYSWRHPVKDVRPGSAPEDYLIPEIALEDLDSSLNVSGGRTALSVEPYNGQGFAIAHDVFSGFYGQEEEARLTNGEAVHWTEPGKGENTFKKRYYSNFPPLSGSPVMYGIVSDFSGVVGDSQYGRTRRVHPGYNPYNWNYTLDYNVPLTVNQKRIQAMLYLQLHHAITTDADKNFDFTFVISGADLGSVRVDGQAIFAKASDYVFQSQKALFETADQGTLGGFADSQKIARGRYAQGRPPMPADSGYITNLNSSTSLLLNLNLSSLYWTMNRDEILDFSSELITLAVYSGNLSLSSLSTVQPVQIICFKLPDGRAPAPDLVTVGTYPVHGFNANGLPYHKPCLQAPHWWSFNSDGAIGRPYGSQSNTALRGRYANFSQWNWDKFSVNSSDPFAPQDGYRQRVPGGNSLIYGYDERLYPDVRKVPVAELIADPLKRIEYQAPRYNMPLHFGTDTLRTLSYVHDLTPKLYVEDSDFTPHPSYNDVGVHLAYASAYDPPQIITPPQAQSLQIKGPVSMSVEVSSSTPVTYQWRFNEDPIPNANGPNFEMEMAEKAQEGSYDVVVTNWKESLISESVELIVHDPVIVTDPVSKSVAVGGAVTFSVSAEGADLTYQWRRNHLAIPNAVSKNLELSRLKFTDEGLYDVIVTGRHGQVISQPANLTVFAPLAIVQQPVGGRLRLERSMTLKVNAVGEMPIRYQWWRGSEMIAGAETAELLVTATDEDDAAGFYKVVVTSPQGSVTSKTAEVVGVDYPPVITLHPEDQIVGVGLAASFSVEAEGESLRYQWRRNGVNISRANAASYVIPQVKKTHVGIYDCVISNNEGNTLSRSAELSLPVSLSFTRLPEDQFVTEGENAIFKALVVSEGEKVTYQWSFNGKVILGAIYPELTVHDTSPELAGVYSVEASKGGEKVTASALLKVREPGMLVYKITGTGQTVVGSTNTRVTVTGYLLLEQMPQGLNGALIIVTKDGRYSRYHVQRLDHLRLDSTGPSLKTQSVISSVAEGTEESPFRSLLWLQGADSLIVLSPTVKTLGPKTLSGTANQMSMLRVDGPSKTTLETLSLKAALDITSSAVARQNSESLDGTLERLVVDLQVKGYLEMAEEEP from the coding sequence ATGGATTTTAAACTGTCTCTCCGCCACTGTGCTTCACCTCTACTGCTAGCATGTGTTTGGGGCGGTTTTCTACCCGCGCAGGATGTTCCTCGGTTGTCCCTCAGCCAGGTTGGTCTTCATTTCATTTGTACGGCGGATGGCCAGCCGGATATGTATAGCTGGCGTCATCCGGTAAAGGATGTGAGACCTGGCTCAGCACCAGAAGATTATTTGATCCCCGAAATTGCGCTAGAAGATTTGGATAGTTCCCTCAATGTCAGTGGGGGGAGGACAGCATTGAGTGTGGAGCCTTATAATGGTCAAGGATTTGCCATTGCGCATGACGTGTTCAGTGGATTTTATGGGCAAGAGGAAGAAGCTCGCCTGACCAATGGAGAGGCCGTTCATTGGACGGAACCAGGGAAAGGCGAGAATACCTTCAAAAAGAGGTATTATTCCAATTTTCCTCCCTTGTCCGGATCACCCGTAATGTATGGGATTGTATCCGATTTCTCAGGTGTGGTTGGGGACTCTCAGTATGGTCGGACCCGGCGAGTGCACCCAGGGTATAATCCATACAACTGGAACTACACACTGGATTATAATGTCCCCTTGACGGTTAATCAGAAGCGCATACAAGCGATGCTGTATCTGCAATTGCATCATGCGATAACAACGGATGCCGATAAGAATTTTGATTTCACCTTTGTAATTTCAGGTGCGGATCTGGGCTCAGTTCGTGTTGATGGGCAAGCCATTTTTGCCAAGGCATCCGATTATGTTTTTCAAAGTCAAAAGGCACTTTTTGAAACAGCTGATCAAGGAACTCTGGGTGGATTTGCGGACTCTCAAAAAATAGCCCGTGGACGGTACGCTCAGGGGCGGCCTCCGATGCCGGCTGATTCAGGTTATATAACCAATCTAAACTCGAGTACTTCTTTGTTACTGAATTTAAACCTATCATCGCTCTACTGGACGATGAATAGAGATGAGATTCTTGATTTTAGTTCCGAGCTCATCACGCTGGCGGTTTATTCGGGAAATCTTTCACTGAGTTCATTATCAACGGTACAACCAGTTCAGATCATTTGTTTTAAACTGCCTGATGGACGAGCGCCGGCACCGGATTTGGTGACGGTGGGCACATACCCTGTACACGGCTTTAACGCAAACGGGCTGCCTTATCATAAGCCGTGCCTACAGGCTCCTCATTGGTGGAGCTTTAACTCTGACGGAGCAATTGGGCGTCCCTATGGTTCTCAATCAAATACAGCTCTGCGTGGTCGCTATGCAAACTTTTCACAGTGGAATTGGGACAAATTTTCAGTAAATTCCTCGGATCCCTTTGCTCCACAAGATGGTTACAGACAACGAGTCCCTGGTGGTAATTCCCTTATCTATGGCTATGATGAGAGGCTGTATCCAGATGTGCGGAAAGTGCCTGTAGCGGAACTCATAGCTGATCCTTTAAAGCGCATCGAATACCAGGCCCCCCGTTACAATATGCCGCTGCATTTTGGCACGGATACGCTGCGCACATTATCTTACGTGCATGATTTAACCCCGAAATTGTATGTGGAAGATTCGGATTTTACGCCGCATCCCTCATACAATGATGTCGGAGTGCATTTGGCATATGCATCAGCGTATGATCCTCCTCAAATCATTACCCCCCCTCAGGCCCAAAGTCTCCAAATCAAAGGGCCGGTGTCTATGTCAGTCGAGGTTTCAAGCTCGACCCCGGTAACCTATCAGTGGCGATTTAATGAGGACCCCATCCCGAATGCGAATGGTCCAAATTTCGAAATGGAAATGGCGGAAAAAGCTCAGGAGGGTTCCTATGATGTAGTTGTGACCAATTGGAAGGAGAGTCTCATTTCTGAGTCGGTGGAGCTGATTGTACACGATCCGGTGATTGTTACTGACCCGGTCTCTAAATCGGTAGCCGTAGGCGGGGCAGTCACGTTTTCAGTATCTGCCGAAGGGGCAGACTTGACCTATCAGTGGCGCCGTAATCATCTGGCTATCCCGAATGCTGTTTCAAAGAATCTGGAGCTGTCTCGGTTGAAGTTTACTGACGAAGGACTTTATGACGTTATCGTGACGGGCAGGCATGGTCAGGTTATTTCGCAGCCTGCTAACCTGACGGTTTTCGCACCTCTGGCCATTGTGCAACAGCCAGTGGGAGGCCGTTTGCGATTGGAGCGCAGCATGACCTTGAAGGTGAATGCCGTGGGAGAGATGCCCATCCGTTATCAATGGTGGAGGGGTAGTGAAATGATCGCAGGTGCAGAGACTGCCGAGCTGCTGGTGACAGCTACGGATGAGGATGACGCTGCAGGATTTTACAAAGTGGTGGTGACAAGCCCTCAAGGTAGCGTCACATCTAAAACTGCCGAGGTGGTAGGAGTGGACTATCCGCCAGTCATTACCTTGCATCCTGAAGATCAGATTGTGGGGGTGGGTCTGGCGGCCAGCTTCAGCGTGGAGGCGGAAGGTGAGTCCCTTCGCTATCAGTGGCGGCGAAACGGGGTTAATATAAGTCGGGCCAATGCTGCATCTTATGTGATCCCCCAGGTTAAAAAGACCCACGTTGGCATTTATGATTGTGTGATCAGTAACAATGAAGGCAACACTCTCTCCCGGTCTGCTGAGCTTTCTTTGCCTGTAAGTCTTTCTTTCACCCGCCTGCCTGAGGATCAATTCGTCACAGAGGGAGAAAATGCAATTTTTAAAGCCTTGGTGGTCAGTGAAGGCGAAAAGGTGACCTATCAATGGTCTTTTAATGGAAAGGTCATTTTAGGAGCCATTTACCCAGAGCTAACGGTACATGATACCAGTCCTGAGCTAGCGGGCGTTTATAGCGTCGAGGCTTCAAAGGGGGGAGAAAAAGTCACTGCGTCGGCTCTGCTAAAAGTGCGCGAGCCAGGCATGCTTGTTTATAAAATCACAGGCACTGGTCAGACGGTCGTCGGCAGCACAAATACGCGGGTAACGGTGACGGGTTACTTGCTGCTGGAGCAGATGCCCCAGGGGTTAAATGGGGCTCTCATTATAGTTACCAAGGATGGTCGGTACAGCCGCTACCATGTGCAGCGCCTGGATCATCTGCGCTTGGATTCTACGGGCCCTTCCTTAAAGACTCAGAGCGTCATCAGCAGCGTTGCAGAAGGTACGGAGGAATCTCCTTTTCGTTCTTTGCTATGGCTGCAAGGTGCCGATAGCCTGATTGTTCTGTCGCCCACAGTGAAGACCCTGGGACCTAAAACTCTTTCCGGCACCGCTAACCAAATGAGCATGCTGAGGGTTGATGGGCCGTCAAAAACCACTCTAGAAACACTGAGCCTAAAAGCTGCCCTAGACATCACAAGCAGCGCCGTGGCGCGCCAAAACTCCGAATCTTTGGACGGCACCCTAGAACGACTGGTTGTGGACTTACAGGTAAAAGGATATTTGGAGATGGCTGAAGAGGAACCTTGA
- a CDS encoding RraA family protein, translated as MPISHSEVLQLKRWNTPTIYNGWEQVTKGDIAADAFNLEETRDFMPQMGPMVGYAVTVVVQPSDKSHREANPDAWNEYRRYVASIPGPKIVVVQDLDKPRVIGAFWGEVNSNMHRALGCVGSIVDGAIRDVDEMTNAGFKALARRFCVGHAHVHPVRWGCEVEVFGRTIQPGQLIHADKHGFLAVPLGEEEGLLEASRFMDTNECETVIPAARSSVGLPLEQVIDNLSAAGKQFGENVRQKFRREGEW; from the coding sequence ATGCCGATCTCACACTCCGAAGTCCTTCAACTCAAACGCTGGAACACACCCACCATCTACAATGGCTGGGAGCAGGTCACCAAGGGGGATATTGCTGCGGATGCTTTTAATCTGGAGGAAACCCGGGATTTCATGCCCCAGATGGGGCCGATGGTGGGGTATGCGGTGACAGTCGTCGTTCAACCTTCTGACAAAAGCCATCGCGAAGCCAATCCCGATGCCTGGAATGAATACCGCCGTTATGTCGCCAGCATTCCTGGTCCGAAAATCGTCGTCGTTCAGGATCTGGATAAGCCCCGCGTCATCGGTGCTTTTTGGGGCGAGGTGAACAGCAACATGCACCGGGCACTGGGCTGTGTCGGCAGCATTGTTGATGGGGCCATTCGTGATGTGGATGAAATGACGAATGCGGGGTTCAAGGCCCTGGCCCGTCGATTCTGCGTCGGCCACGCTCATGTGCATCCTGTACGCTGGGGCTGTGAAGTGGAAGTCTTTGGACGGACCATTCAGCCAGGACAGCTCATCCATGCGGACAAGCACGGCTTTCTGGCCGTCCCATTGGGCGAAGAGGAGGGGCTGCTGGAGGCTTCCCGCTTCATGGATACCAACGAATGCGAAACTGTCATCCCTGCCGCACGTAGCAGCGTTGGTCTGCCGCTGGAGCAGGTCATCGACAACCTCAGCGCTGCGGGCAAGCAGTTTGGTGAAAACGTCCGTCAGAAATTCCGTCGCGAGGGCGAGTGGTAA
- the rplI gene encoding 50S ribosomal protein L9 — protein MANVQVILKEKIQGLGAEADVVHVKRGFARNFLVPQGKAYDASAGNLRNLNHLKAIRAEREAKELQEAEKIASKLKKLKLKLTLQTGQGGKAFGSITNMDIAKAVADSAAKVELDRHQIQLDKPIKSTGTFEIPVKLHADVNCFLKLTVLAESDAGAADTDDSAE, from the coding sequence ATGGCAAACGTTCAAGTAATACTCAAAGAGAAGATTCAAGGCCTCGGCGCTGAAGCTGATGTCGTGCATGTGAAGCGTGGTTTTGCACGCAATTTCCTCGTCCCTCAGGGCAAGGCTTATGACGCCAGCGCTGGCAATCTTCGCAACCTCAATCATCTGAAAGCCATCCGCGCTGAGCGTGAGGCCAAGGAACTGCAGGAGGCTGAGAAAATCGCCTCCAAGCTGAAGAAACTGAAGCTCAAACTGACCCTTCAGACTGGTCAGGGCGGCAAGGCCTTCGGTTCCATCACCAACATGGACATCGCCAAGGCTGTGGCCGACAGCGCCGCCAAGGTGGAGCTCGACCGTCACCAGATCCAGCTCGACAAGCCGATCAAGAGCACCGGCACCTTCGAAATCCCTGTCAAGCTGCATGCTGACGTGAACTGCTTCTTGAAGCTGACCGTCCTTGCTGAATCCGACGCAGGCGCCGCTGATACCGACGACTCGGCCGAATAA